The window GATCGCAAAACATAAAAGAAAAAAGAGATTACATAAAAATAGACACAAGAAGAAAAAATGATCTGAAATGACAATCTGTGGGAGGCTGGTATTTTTTAATGCACAGCCGGTTCTCTCCGTCCCGTCTGATTCTAACGGGAACTGTTTTTAAGGAGTTTTATAATATTCTCCTATAAGTGGTATTAAATGAATATTAAAGAAAGAAGAAAGTCAGTAAGAGTAGAATCCCAAATCCCCATTGTTTTATCGGGCCGTGAAACAGAACACTATGGGAAGACGATCAACCTTAGCATGAAAGGTGTATATTTTTCTTCGGAAGTTTTTATTGAACCTCTTAAAAAAGTCAAGATGGGATTTATACTGCCTGAAGACGGCAGAGGGGATAATAGCCCTGATACCAGCCAAATTGAATTCGATGGGGTTGTTGTAAGAACTGAACCGCCGAAAGAAGATTCAGATTGTAATGAATACAGGGTTGCCGTGTTTATAACTTTTCTCTCTAAGAGATCAAAAAAGGCTTTATCAGAATACATAAACAATTTACTCTGAGATATTATTTTCCACACATAAGATCTTAAATAAATTCAGATTCCACATATCTGATTTTATAAACTTATTTGATAATCATACCGGCAGACATTTGTAATCTTCTTTTTATAGAAATTTATGAAAGAACGACTGATAGAAGCTGTTTTTTAATAGAATCAGAGAATTCTTTCTTGTTGCAGTCCTCAGGGGTATATGTTTATAATTCGCTGTATTAAAAGGTAAGGGCCTGCAAGGTCATGCTTATTTTCACAGAGGAATAAATCTTGAATTCCAAGGCTTCTATAATTGTTATTGACGATGAAGAATCTATCTTGAGCATACTCGAAGATTATTTGTCGGAGAAGAAATATGATGTTTTCAAAGTGTCTAACGGGCGTAAAGCGCATGCAATTCTTAAAGATATAAAATGTGATGTGGCCCTGATTGATCTTAAACTGCCGGATTGCTCCGGCTTGGACCTTGTGGAAGAATTCAATAAAATATATCCCAATATGAAATGTATAATTATGACCGCGTTTGCTTCTGTAGAATCGACGATTTCAGCTCTAAGGTTAAATGTCTTTGATTACATTCAGAAACCATTTGATATTTTAAGGATAGGAGAAGCTGTTGAAGCGGCCTGCAACAATAATCTTTTAATCAGAGAAAACGCTATGATAATTAACAAGCTTCAAAAAGCCAACAGGGAACTTGAAGACAGCAGAAGCCGGCTTAATCGTAAAGTGCTGACTACTAATGAACAATTGGCTCAGGCGAACGAATCATTGAAGAGACATGTTACAAGGTTGAAGATGCTCTACCATCTGGGCAGAGATATCAGTTCTAATGAGAATTGGGATGACGCCCTTGATAGATTCCTTATGGCATTGTGCAACTATCTGCAGGCGGACGGGGCTGGACTATTGCTTTTCAGCAATGAAGGGACTTCGCTTAAACCAAGAGCATACTATCAAGTAACTGATAAATTTCTCGATACAGCGTTACGCAAATTGTTAAAAGCTCAGGAAATGGATCTGCTGCAGCAGGAAATTTTCTGCTTGGAGTCTTGCGATAAAAGAATAGATACATGTCTTGGGGCGGAAAAGGCGTGGGAAAACACTGTAATTCCGCTTCTTTTCAAGGGCAGATGGCTGGGGTTTCTTATTTTGAGGAAGAAGTATGTTACAAGAATAGATTATCTCAATGACTATCACTTTATAAATACAATGCAGACTATATTTACAGAAGAAGTAGCTAACGCTGTTAATATCAGCAGACTGAGAAAATTAAAAGATTTCAATAAAACAATCCTGGAAAATATTAACAGCGGAGTATTAAAAACGGATAAGCAGGGAAAGGTAATCTTTCTTAATAGAAGTGCCAGAAAGATAATCGGCGAAGATGCTTCGAGTAAAATATATTTCAATGATTTATTTAAGTATGATGGTAAGAATAAAGACCTCTTTATGGAATTAGTCGCAAGTGGTAAAGAGAACTTTTCTTTTGAAGATACTTTGAAAATCGACAGCGGTAAAGAAATCCCCGTGAAAGTAGAAACGACACTGGTTGAAACAGACGATTTTAGTGGCAAAAGCCTTGTTACTGTTTTTGAAGACCTCTCCGAGCGAAAAGCGATAGAGAGAGAATTAAGAAAAGCCGACCGCCTAAGATCTCTTGGAGAACTATCAGCCGGTGTCGCGCACGAGATAAGAAATCCACTTACGGGGATAGCTACTACCGCTCAGCTTCTCAATGATAAGCTAAAGGGGGACAAGGAGAAGAAGAAATATCTGGATGTTATCCTGGGAGAAATTAACAGGCTCGATAATATTATCAAGAATTTACTTGATTATTCACGTCCGTCTGAGCTCAAACTCGTTAAAATATCCCTCGAGAAGATTGTGCGAAGCAGTATAGTTCTTTTAAAGAAAAAGGCGGATAAATATGGTGTTAATTTAAAAATTGAAAAGAGCATAAAAGATGACATATGTATAGTAGATAAAGATCAGATAAAACAGGTAGTATTGAATTTATCAAGCAATGCAATTCAGGCTTGTGAAGCCGGGGGGGAACTGAATGTAGAGATAAGAAGTTCCAGTAAATCCGGTTTTCTGAGGATTGACTTTAAAGATAACGGAGAAGGGATCGATAAGAAAACAGCTGATAAAATTTACAATCCCTTTTTTACAACTCATTCAGATGGTTCCGGACTTGGGTTACCTATTTCGAAGAAAATCATCGAAAATCACAAGGGAACTATTTATTATAGAAATAATAATGACAGAGGCACGACATTTACTCTTGAATTACCTAGAAAAAGTAAAATTACAGATAAATAAATTGGCAACCAAGATGAATTAAGAGGTGAATTATATTGAAGAAAGTAATAATTGTCGATGACGAACAAGCTATAAGATGGTCTTTGGGAGAGGCGCTCAAGAATGAAGGATACGAGACTGAAGAAGCTGAAAACGGGAAAAAGGCCTTGGAGGGGTTCAGCGCGGATCCCGCCGATATTGTGATTTTGGATCTCAAGCTGCCTGACATAAATGGCATAGAAGTACTAAAGAAAATAAAGAAAATAGACGAGCGGATCCCCGTTATTATGATGACAGCTTATGGTGAGATAGAAACTGCCGTTGAAGCTATAAGATGCGGCGCGTATGATTTTCTCTTAAAACCTTTTCAGCTCGAAAAAATGAAGATTACTATTAAGAATGCCTTAGACAAGTACAATCTTAAGAATGAGCTCAATGGGATCAGGGAAAAGAACAGAGAATCCTACAATTTCGAGAACTTCGTGGGTGAGAGTGACCTTATGATCCAGGTTTTTGAAAGGGTAAAAAAAATCGGTGAGAGCAAAGCGAGTACTATACTGATTCAGGGGGAAAGCGGCACTGGAAAAGAGCTTGTAGCTAGAGCAATTCATGAGAGCGGCGCTGGAAAAGATAAGGCTTTTATGGAAATAAACTGCGCGGCTTTGCCGGAAACACTTCTTGAGAGTGAATTGTTCGGGCATGAAAAAGGCGCTTTTACAGATGCTAAACGCAGGAAAAAGGGGTTGTTCGAACTCGCGGAAGGAGGAACGATTTTCCTCGATGAAATAGGGGAAATGGGTGTGACCCTCCAGACTAGATTACTAAGGGTAATTGAAAATAAGACCTTCCGGAGAGTGGGCGGAGTTAAAGACCTTAAGGTAAACACTAGGATAATTTCTGCCACAAATCGAGATTTAAAAGAGGAGATAAGCAAAGGTAATTTTAGGAATGACCTCTATTACCGTCTTCAGGTTATACCCATCCAATTGCCTCCGTTGCGTGATAGAACTGAGGATATACCACTTCTCGCGAACCATTTTATAACTATGTTCAATAAGGAATTCAAAAAGAAGATAAAGCCGGTCGGTAAGGAAGTCACGAAACTGCTACGGAAATACTCATGGCCGGGTAATGTGAGAGAATTGAAAAATATAATTGAACGCGCCGTTTTGCTTGACGCTGAATCTGAAATAATGATAGAGCATCTTCCTTTTGAAATACAAAACCCCAACGCGGAAAAAATTGACAAAAGCAGTATGAACATAGATCAGCTTTATCCCATGAGTATGAAGGAAATGGAAAAACTGCTGATTGCTGAAACATTGAAGAAGACAAATGGGAATAAATCAGAATCTTCGAGAATATTGGGAATCAGCCGTCAGACCCTCAGGGATAAGGTAAAGTTATATAAAGTGTAATATTTCACTACTCGTTGTTCAATTTTGAAAAGATCCTTTATGGCCGATTTTGCAGTTCTTTCAAGGGTGTAATTTGTTGACAGACAGGCAAATTACTGGCTAAGTTAAGGAGTTATGAATTTGAAGAAACCGGAAATATGGGTTCTCACAGAAAGAACTGAATTTAAAAAATATCTGGAAGAGCGATCGAGTTACCAGAGTATGCCCTGCTGTGAATTTAGAAATATATCTGAGATTTTGGCAAAAGAAGAACCAGACGGCGGTATTGTTCTTGTAATTGATCAGTTTGGTAAATTCTCAAGCTATTTGCCAATAGTAAAGCGTTTCCAAAAGAGATTTATTTCATATGATGTGGTGGTCTTCGGCAAGGATGAACCTGAGGATGTAATTCATGATGAGTATCTTGAAGGAATAGATCTTCATATCACTCCGGAAATGAATAAAGAAGATATCATATCCAGGATGAACAGGATTATTAATCTTAGGAGTATTAAGAGCAGCCAGAATATTATTGGCAGATCTGAAAGCGTCAATAAAATATTAGATAAAATTATAAATGTTGCGCCCACTGAGGTCTCGGTCCTGGTAGAAGGTGAGAGTGGTACAGGCAAAGAAGTGATGGCGAGAACGATACACAATCTAAGCCGTAGAGCGGAAAAAAGTTTCGAAGAAGTAAATTGTGGCGCTTTCGCGGAAGGGGTGCTCGAAAGTGAATTGTTCGGACATGAAAAGGGGGCTTTTACGGGAGCTGTTGCACACAGGCAGGGGCTCTTTGAGAGAGCCAATGAAGGTACAATATTTCTGGATGAAGTAGGAGAAATGCCCCTCGGGATGCAGGTAAAACTCTTAAGAGTTCTGGAAACAGGAACTTTTATGCGAGTTGGAGGCATGGAAAAGGTCCATTCGGATGTAAGAATAATTGCCGCTACTAATAAAGATCTTGCCAGAGAAGTTGAGAGCGGCAATTTCAGAAGAGATCTATATTACAGGTTACAGGTAATCCACATTGAGGTTCCTCCTCTGAGAATGAGGAAAGAAGATATCCCGCTTTTTGTTAATGCCTTTCTGACTGAATCATCAAAAAAACACAATAAGAAAATAAGAGGTATTGAGAAAGAGGGTCTCAGGTTGCTTTCTCAATATCCGTGGCCCGGAAATGTCAGAGAACTCATGAATGTAATTGATAACCTTGTTGTTATGAGTTCTTCGAGTTTTATAAAAGCCTTTGATATTCAGAATAGACTGGACGAGGAGCGTCAACAGCAAGCCTTTCCCGATTTGCCGGTTCATGTCAAGAAATCAAGAGAAGAAATGGAAAAAGATCTTATCATTAATTCTCTTCTTTCAATTCACAGGGATGTAAGAGAAATCTTAAGACTGCTCAACGAAAAAGAGGAAAAAACAAATCTCGGTACCGGTAGATGGATTGAAGTTACTGACAATATGGAGGAAAAGTTCAAAGATCTAAGCAGTATAGAGAAAGAGGCTATCAGAGAAGCCCTTTTAGTTAATAACGGAAATAGAAGAAAAACGGCGCAACAGCTCGGGATGTCTGAAAGAACTCTTTACCGCAGGCTCAAAGAGTATGATATTGATTGACTTGATATTCCGCGAGCATATTCATGATTATTAATATATCAACCTCATCATATACATAGATTATGCTCAGTTTGT of the Candidatus Krumholzibacteriota bacterium genome contains:
- a CDS encoding response regulator, with translation MNSKASIIVIDDEESILSILEDYLSEKKYDVFKVSNGRKAHAILKDIKCDVALIDLKLPDCSGLDLVEEFNKIYPNMKCIIMTAFASVESTISALRLNVFDYIQKPFDILRIGEAVEAACNNNLLIRENAMIINKLQKANRELEDSRSRLNRKVLTTNEQLAQANESLKRHVTRLKMLYHLGRDISSNENWDDALDRFLMALCNYLQADGAGLLLFSNEGTSLKPRAYYQVTDKFLDTALRKLLKAQEMDLLQQEIFCLESCDKRIDTCLGAEKAWENTVIPLLFKGRWLGFLILRKKYVTRIDYLNDYHFINTMQTIFTEEVANAVNISRLRKLKDFNKTILENINSGVLKTDKQGKVIFLNRSARKIIGEDASSKIYFNDLFKYDGKNKDLFMELVASGKENFSFEDTLKIDSGKEIPVKVETTLVETDDFSGKSLVTVFEDLSERKAIERELRKADRLRSLGELSAGVAHEIRNPLTGIATTAQLLNDKLKGDKEKKKYLDVILGEINRLDNIIKNLLDYSRPSELKLVKISLEKIVRSSIVLLKKKADKYGVNLKIEKSIKDDICIVDKDQIKQVVLNLSSNAIQACEAGGELNVEIRSSSKSGFLRIDFKDNGEGIDKKTADKIYNPFFTTHSDGSGLGLPISKKIIENHKGTIYYRNNNDRGTTFTLELPRKSKITDK
- a CDS encoding sigma-54 dependent transcriptional regulator yields the protein MNLKKPEIWVLTERTEFKKYLEERSSYQSMPCCEFRNISEILAKEEPDGGIVLVIDQFGKFSSYLPIVKRFQKRFISYDVVVFGKDEPEDVIHDEYLEGIDLHITPEMNKEDIISRMNRIINLRSIKSSQNIIGRSESVNKILDKIINVAPTEVSVLVEGESGTGKEVMARTIHNLSRRAEKSFEEVNCGAFAEGVLESELFGHEKGAFTGAVAHRQGLFERANEGTIFLDEVGEMPLGMQVKLLRVLETGTFMRVGGMEKVHSDVRIIAATNKDLAREVESGNFRRDLYYRLQVIHIEVPPLRMRKEDIPLFVNAFLTESSKKHNKKIRGIEKEGLRLLSQYPWPGNVRELMNVIDNLVVMSSSSFIKAFDIQNRLDEERQQQAFPDLPVHVKKSREEMEKDLIINSLLSIHRDVREILRLLNEKEEKTNLGTGRWIEVTDNMEEKFKDLSSIEKEAIREALLVNNGNRRKTAQQLGMSERTLYRRLKEYDID
- a CDS encoding sigma-54 dependent transcriptional regulator, which encodes MKKVIIVDDEQAIRWSLGEALKNEGYETEEAENGKKALEGFSADPADIVILDLKLPDINGIEVLKKIKKIDERIPVIMMTAYGEIETAVEAIRCGAYDFLLKPFQLEKMKITIKNALDKYNLKNELNGIREKNRESYNFENFVGESDLMIQVFERVKKIGESKASTILIQGESGTGKELVARAIHESGAGKDKAFMEINCAALPETLLESELFGHEKGAFTDAKRRKKGLFELAEGGTIFLDEIGEMGVTLQTRLLRVIENKTFRRVGGVKDLKVNTRIISATNRDLKEEISKGNFRNDLYYRLQVIPIQLPPLRDRTEDIPLLANHFITMFNKEFKKKIKPVGKEVTKLLRKYSWPGNVRELKNIIERAVLLDAESEIMIEHLPFEIQNPNAEKIDKSSMNIDQLYPMSMKEMEKLLIAETLKKTNGNKSESSRILGISRQTLRDKVKLYKV
- a CDS encoding PilZ domain-containing protein, producing MNIKERRKSVRVESQIPIVLSGRETEHYGKTINLSMKGVYFSSEVFIEPLKKVKMGFILPEDGRGDNSPDTSQIEFDGVVVRTEPPKEDSDCNEYRVAVFITFLSKRSKKALSEYINNLL